Genomic segment of Arachis stenosperma cultivar V10309 chromosome 4, arast.V10309.gnm1.PFL2, whole genome shotgun sequence:
AAGAATTTCTTCAAGCAGAATACGTCCATTGCTTCTTGATGGGACTAGATGAGTCTTATTCTCAAATTCGGGGCCAAATCCTACTAATGGACCCTCTCCCTGCGATTAACAAGGTGCTGTCCTTGGTGACTCAAGAAGAGAAACATCGGGCATTAAGAGCTTCCTTGAATTCACTGCCACAACCTCAAGTCGCTTTCCTCGCCCATAATCCTCATGCCGCTCAGCCTCAAGGTCGTGGCCGAGGCACACTCAAGAAAGATCGTCTTCTCTGCTCTCATTGTGGCCTTCTTGGGCATACAATCGATAAGTGCTATAAGCTCCACGGATTCCCACCAAATTTTGGCAAAGGGAGAGGCACGAGGCCATCCGTACACAATGTGTCTGTCAATTTGGAACCATCAACACTGGCCACTCCCAACCTGGCCTCTGCTCAAGTTCAACAACTTTTGTCCCTACTCAATCATCACCAAATTCAGGAAATTCCAACTCCTGAATCCACAGGTGTCGCAACCCCAGCAGGTATTGTTCTCAACACATCCATGATAAGGTCAAATTTACCCAACAATGCTTGGATCTTAGATAGTGGAGCCACTATACATATTGCTTGTGATTTATCACTTTTCGAGTCCATTCATACCTCTAAGAGGTTTTCAGTTTCTTTACCAAATGGTGACATTTTTTCTGCAAATCTCATAGGGTCAGTTTTCATTAATAACAATATTACACTCTACAATGTGCTTTATGTGCCTGAATTTCGAGTCAATTTACTATCAGTGTCCGCCTTACTTTCCAATTCTTCACTCATTGTCACTATTGGATACACTCATTTCGTTATTCAGGACAACAAGTGTTCGAAGAAGATTGGGAAGGATAGCCTGCAGCAGGAACTTTATATCCTGAGAGCCGACACCCCAACCAAGTCATCATCATATGTCTCCACTCAGTCTAATCCGGCCTTTCATACTAGTTTTAATCAAATAAATCTGTGCAAATCCCAATTATGGCATGCACATTTAGGACATGCTCCTTCTAGTGTTTTACAGCATTTAGATAACATCTTGCAATTACCAAATAAGTCAGACCACCACACTTGTGAAGTTTGTCACATAGCAAAATTCAAAAGACTTCCTTTCGAATCACAAAATAACATGTCCTCTAATGCTTTTGACCTTATACATTGTGATGTTTGGGGACCTTACCATATCCCAACTTATAATGGAAAACGTTTCTTTTTAACAATTGTTGATGATGCATCTCGTTTTTGCTGGATTTATATGCTAACTCACAAGTCTGAGGCCACAGATTGCTTAAAGAATTTTTTTGCCTTGGTTGAAACTCAATTTGGCCAAAGAATTAAGTGTTTCAGGTCGGATAATGCCAAAGAACTTGCTCTCGATGCATTCCTGCAGCAACGGGGAGTCTTGCACCAATTCTCATGTCCTTATCGTCCGCAACAAAATGCCGTCGTGGAACGCAAGCATCAACACCTCTTGAATGTTGCAAGAGCATTACTTTTCCAATCCAACGTGCCCATTTCCTTTTGGGGTGAATGCGTCATCACTGCTGCCTTCATTATCAACCGAACTCCCAGCAAACTTCTACACTTCAAGTCACCATTTGAACTCCTTTTTGGCAAGACACCCACCTATGATTCCTTGAGAAGCTTTGGATGCCTTACCTATGCAGCAACTACTCCCAATTCTACGACTAAATTTTGCCCAAGAGCTGATCCCTCTGTCTTTGTTGGATATCCTATTGGCTATAAAGGATATAAGCTTTACAATCTTCGCACCAAACAGTTTTTCATATCTAGAGACATTGTATTTCATGAAAACATCATGCCCTTTAGCCAATCTCCTCATCTTCAACCCAACACAGATCTGTTTCATGATTTTGCACTACCTAAGCCTGTTCTAGATCCTATTCCATCACATTTACCACCTTCGCCTCACACCAATTCCACATTCGCACCCCATTCTCCAAACCTTCCTTCCATCGTCCCCAACGCTCAGCCTCAACCACCACCATTACGTCGATCTACCCGCCACACTCAGCCACCATCATATCTAAATGACTATGTGTATCATACCTCAACACCATATCCTCTCACTAACCACCTTAGTACTCACAAGCTTGGCTCCAAATATCACAACTCCATTGCTCAGTTGGACATCATTCCTGAACCTCAGTTCTATCACCAAGCTGTCAAGTTCAAAGAGTGGCGGCAGGCCATGCAAGAAGAGCTAGATGCCCTCGAAGCCAATAATACTTAGGTCTTGGTTAAACTACCCAAAGCCAAACGTGCAATCGGGTGTCGGTGGGTGTACAAAGCCAAATTAAAGGCAGATGGTACACTGGAGCGCTATAAGGCGCACCTCGTTGCCAAAGGCTACACTCAACAAGCCGGGATCGACTTTCGGGATACCTTTAGCCCGGTCGCAAAAATCACCACAGTCAGGACTCTTCTCACCATTGCTGCTGTCAAGAATTGGAGTCTTCTCCAATTAGATATCAACAACGCATTTCTCAACGGGGAATTAGATGAAGAAGTTTACATGGAGTTACCCTTGGACCATCCTCAACGGAAAGAGGGATTAGTTTGCAAGCTCACAAGGTCTTTGTATGGTCTGAGACAAGCTTCACGGCAATGGTTTACCAAATTCTGTACCACTCTCCTCAGCCACGGATTCACACAATGCAAACAGGATTACTCTCTATTTGCTTTGGGTGAAGGCGATGCGACTACTTTCCTCATtgtttatgtggatgatatcaTCATAGCTGCTCCCAAGCAAGAGATGGTTGACAACGTTAAACTGAAACTTCAATCAATTTTCAAGCTCAAAATCTTGGGTGACCTCAAGTTTTTTCTGGGTTTAGAACTTGCACACTCTAAAGCTGGCATCGCGCTTACTAAAAGAAAGTATGCGTTGTCGTTATTGGAAGAGACAGGTTACTTAGGATGTAAGCCTGCCACCACGCCTATGGATGCAAATATGAAACTTCGAGCTGATGAAGACGATCCCGTACCTGACCCATCCCACTATAGAAGGCTGATTGGCCGCCTCATGTACTTAACAATTTCCAGACCAGACATTACCTTCGCAGTAGTGAAATTGGCCCAGTTTATGTCCGGCCCGCGCCTTCCCCATTTGAATGCCACTCATCAGGTCATTCGTTACTTGAAAGCTGCATCGGGACAAGGGCTCCTTTTCTCCTCTAAGTCCAAATTCAATCTCACCATGTACACTGATGCGGATTGGGGGGGCTGTTTAGATACAAGGCGATCCACCACTGGGTATTGCACTTTTTTGGGTGATTCTCTGATATTGTGGAAGAGTAAGAAACAAGATGTGGTTTCCAGAAGCTCAACCGAGGCTGAATATCGGGCATTGGCAAATGCTGCTTGTGAGGTCCTCTCGCTCATGGCCTTGCTAAAATTCATGCACATTGAGGTCCACTCAGCCATGGTTTTTTGCGACAACATCTCGGCTATTCAGATGTCTACCAATCCAACATTACATGAGAGGTCCAAACATATCAAAATCGACTACCACTTTATTCGAGAAAAAGTCGCTTCTGGAATCATCAAGCTGGTGCATGTTCCAAGCAAACATCAACTTGCGGATATCCTCACTAAAGCACTCCCTGCACCTCAATTTCAGTATCTCATGGCCAAGTTGGGAACATACAACATGTATGCTCCAACTTGAGGGGGGCTATTAGATGTATGATT
This window contains:
- the LOC130975777 gene encoding uncharacterized mitochondrial protein AtMg00810-like; protein product: MELPLDHPQRKEGLVCKLTRSLYGLRQASRQWFTKFCTTLLSHGFTQCKQDYSLFALGEGDATTFLIVYVDDIIIAAPKQEMVDNVKLKLQSIFKLKILGDLKFFLGLELAHSKAGIALTKRKYALSLLEETGYLGCKPATTPMDANMKLRADEDDPVPDPSHYRRLIGRLMYLTISRPDITFAVVKLAQFMSGPRLPHLNATHQVIRYLKAASGQGLLFSSKSKFNLTMYTDADWGGCLDTRRSTTGYCTFLGDSLILWKSKKQDVVSRSSTEAEYRALANAACEVLSLMALLKFMHIEVHSAMVFCDNISAIQMSTNPTLHERSKHIKIDYHFIREKVASGIIKLVHVPSKHQLADILTKALPAPQFQYLMAKLGTYNMYAPT